CGGAGCCGCGCGAGGACCTCGTCCAGACGTCCGACCTCGATCTCGATGAGCAGGTAGAGCGTTTCCATGGGGCGGTCGACCGTAGCCGTAGGTTCGATACCGCTCTTCAAGCTAACGAGCCGACCGCTACGGTACGGTCCGTCCCAAAGCGCTATCTTCCCGCTCACGCCGCTCGCCTCGCGCATGGCGTTCGAGTACCTCGACACCCTTACCGAGCGGAGCGTTCGGCTCCGGCCGCACGGGCGGCCGTACGTCGCCGCGTACGTCTGCGGCCCGACCGTCTACGCCCCCGCCCACGTCGGCCACGGCCGTACCTACCTCGCGTTCGACATCGTCCGCCGGTACCTGCGCGACGCCGGGGTCCGGACGCGTCACGTGATGAACGTCACGGACGTGGAAGACAAGATCGACGAGCGCGCCCGCGAGCTCGGGATGACCCCCATGGGACTGGCGCGCCAGGAAGAGCGTCGGTTTTTTCGCGAGCTCGATGCCCTCCACATCCTTCCTCCGACCTTCGCCCCCCGGGCGAGCGCGTGGGTGCCTCGGATGGTCCGTATCGGCCGGCAGCTCGAGCGACGCGGCTACGTCGAGCGTCGCGGCGACAGCTGGTGGTACTCGCCACCGGCGAGCCATACCCGACGCAATTTCAAGCTGGCCGCGGACGTGGCGCGCCACGCGGTCCGGGAGCCAAACGGAGGGGACCGCGGCACGCGCCCCGATCCTAGGGATTTCATGATCTGGAGACGTCAGGAGGCTCCCGTACCGACCTGGTCGAGTCCCTGGGGGCGGGGAGTGCCGGGCTGGCACCTCGAGTGCTACGCGATGGCCCTACACCACCTGGGTGTCCCGGTGGACTACCAAGGCGGCGGGAAGGACCTCGTCTTTCCCCATCACTACGCGCAGAACGAGATCGCCCTCGCGCTCGAGGGCACTCCGTTCGCGCGCGGGTTCATGCACTTCGGTTTCGTGCGCGACGGGGGCTCGAAGATGTCGAAGTCGGTCGGGAACCTCGTCTCCCTCGGGCCTGCGACGCGCGAATACGGCGCGTCCGCGCTCCGATGGTACCTGCTTAGCCGGCCCTATGCCGATCCGCTCGACTGGTCCGATCGCGATGCGGGACGGGCCCGGGCGGCATACCGGGAGATACGCCGCAGGATCGGACGCTCCGTCGCCGGCGGTGCGAGCGGCACCGTATCGGCGGCGCAGGCGTCGCGCTTCGCGAGCGAAGTGGCGCGGTCGATCGAGACGAACCTGGGAGTCGACCGCGCCTTCGAGCGGATCCGCCGATGGACCGATGCCCTCGGCCGAGCGCCTCGGCCGTACGCGCGTGCGGGCGATCGTTCAGCGGTGCGCGCGGCCTACGAGCGGGTGGAGCGCCTGACGGGCCTTGAGCTATTGGGTACCCGATGACGCTACGCTACGTGGGCATTCGGGTGACCGATCTCGATCGCTCGGTAACGTTCTACCGGGAGGGCCTTGGCCTCGTCGAGACGGGCCGCGGATCGATGAACCACGGCGGGCGGTTCGTGCAGCTCGAGGACCCAGAAAGCCGGCAGGCGCTCGAACTGAACTGGTATCCTCCCGGCAACCGCTATGCCACGCCCTTCGTCCCCGGTGAAGGGCTGGATCACCTCGGAGTTGAGGTCCCGGATCTCCGGGCCGTGTGGGATCGGCTTCTGCGACTAGGCGCCCAGGTCGCGATCGCTCCGTGGATCGAGGTCCCGTACCTGATCGGGTTCGTGACGGACCCGGACGGCAACTGGATCGAGGTCCAGAGTCCGCTCCCCGCTCTTCCGGGTTAGAGCCCGCGCCGATCGACGATCACACTGAGGCCGTTCCCGCCGCCCATGCACAGGGTGGCGAGGCCGAGCGAGGTGTTCGAGCGGACCATCTCGTGGACGAGCGTGATCACGATTCGGGCGCCGCTCATGCCGATCGGGTGCCCGAGCGCGATGGCGCCTCCGTGGACGTTGAACTGACGCTCGGTGAACCCGAACGCGCGCATCACGGCGATCGACGCCGACGCGAATGCCTCGTTGTGCTCGACCCGATCGAATTCCTCCGGCGCGAACCCGGTCGCCGCGAGGTGCTTGCCTACGGTGGGGATCGGGGACTCCATCACGTCCGATGGGTCGACGCCCGAGACGCAGATCGAATGGATCCACGCGAGCGGTTTCAGCCTGCGGTGCTCCACCTCGTGCGCGCTCGCGAGCACGAGCGCGGCACCGCCGTCCGCGAGTGAGGAGGAGCTCCCCGCCGTGAGGACCCCGTCGGGGCGGAACGCGGGCTTGAGCCGAGAGAGCGCAACCATCGACGTGTCCGCCCGGGGACCTTCGTCGTGGTCGAGTCCGGGTGACCGAGGTGTGATCCCCGGTGGCACGGCAACGATCTCCGATGCGAAGGTGCCGTCGCGGGTGGCGCGCAGCGCCCGTTCGTGGCTTCTCAGCCCGAAAGCGTCGATCTCGACGCGCGAGAGACCGAGCTTGCGGGCGATCCGCTCACCGGTCAGTCCCATCTCTTCGTGCTCGCCGTAGGCGTCGGTGAGCGCGTCGTTGCGCATCGCGTCGACGAACGGTCGGTTTCCGTACTTGATCCCCCAACGGACCTCACCGTCGACGAGGAACGGAGCGCGCGACATGCTTTCCATCCCGCCCACCAGGACCCGGCCGGCCGCCCCGGACCGGATCTCCGAGTACCCGAGATGCAGCGCTTTCATGCCCGAGCCGCAGACCATGTTGATCGTGCTGGCGCCGGAACTATCGGGGATACCCGCTCCCCGCAGGACCTGCCGCGCCGGGTTCTGGCCGGCACCGGCCTGGATGCAGTGCCCATAGAGTACCTCCTCGATGTCGGCGGGCGGGATGCCGCTCTTTCCGATCGCCGAACGGGCCGCCACGGTGCCGAGCTGGACCGCCGAGAGCTCGCGGAGCGAGCCGCCGTATCTCCCGATCGGGGTGCGGATCGCGCCGACGATCGCGACCGTCCGATCTACCGCGCTCGACATGGGACCTCCGCCATTCGACACGCGGCTTAACGCCGTCGCGTGACGGCGCTGAATTCGGGCCTAGTCTTCCTCGACCCGCGGAGCAAGCAGGAACCGGCCGGAGCCCTTGCCGCCCGCGACGGTGAATTCGATCTTGAGCGGGTACTCGTTCCCAACGTGGAGGGTGACCTCCTCGGCAGAGGTGATGGACTTCATCATCGAACTGAAGAAATCGAGCGGGTACATGCTCTTCACTGGCTCCTTGACCTCGAGTCGGGACAGCCCCGGACCGCCCTTGACCAGATCGAGATCGACCCGGTCGGTCTCCGCTTCCGAGTAGAGGCTGAACTTCTCCGGGTCAACGGCGATGGTGACGTGATCGGAGATGCTCTCGCTTCCCCGGATCCCCTGGCGGATCTCCTCCATACGGACCACCGCGACCGCCGGCGGGCTCACGTTCGGCACCTTGGGGTCGGCGATCCCAGCGGGATCGATCACGGACATGTGCCGGGTGACCTTCCCGACCTTGACGACGAGGCGGCTCTTGCCCCCGTCGTACTGGAGGTCGAGGATGTCGTTCGGCTTGGAGAGCCGGAGCACATCCTTCAGTTTCTCGATGTCGACGCCAATCTCGGTAGGCTCGCCGGTGAACTCCTCGAAGGCGCCCTTGTCGAGCTTGAGCACTAGCATGGCGACGTGGGACGGATCGACCGCCTTGACCTCGAGACCGTCCTTGGAGATCGTGAGCTTGACCTCCGAGACGAGGGTCGAAACGACCTCGACGAGCTCGCGGAGGACCTCGGTGCGGATGCGCGCCTTGAACATGGGAAAACCCTGGGCCGCGACTACGTGTATCACCTCTTTATAGGTTGCCCACCGGCGAGGCGGCCGACGTGGTTTTTGCGCTCGCGCGCGTGCGAGCGGCGTGACCGAGCTCGCCTATCTCGACAGCAGCGACGCCGCCTACGTACGCACGTTCCGCGCGCGGATCCAAGCGCGTCCCCCCGGAGCGGTCGTGCTCGACCGCACGTACTTCTACGCGGTCGGGGGCGGTCAGCCCGCGGACCGCGGCCTCCTCCGCGCCCCGTCCGGGCGCACCGTGGATGTGGTGGACGTCACCAAGAGCGGATCCGCCGTGGTCCACAGGGTGCGGGGTACTCCCGAGGCGTTCGCCGATCTCGCCGTCGGCACCAAGGTGGAGGGGGTCCTCGACTTCGAC
Above is a genomic segment from Thermoplasmata archaeon containing:
- a CDS encoding acetyl-CoA C-acyltransferase, with the protein product MSSAVDRTVAIVGAIRTPIGRYGGSLRELSAVQLGTVAARSAIGKSGIPPADIEEVLYGHCIQAGAGQNPARQVLRGAGIPDSSGASTINMVCGSGMKALHLGYSEIRSGAAGRVLVGGMESMSRAPFLVDGEVRWGIKYGNRPFVDAMRNDALTDAYGEHEEMGLTGERIARKLGLSRVEIDAFGLRSHERALRATRDGTFASEIVAVPPGITPRSPGLDHDEGPRADTSMVALSRLKPAFRPDGVLTAGSSSSLADGGAALVLASAHEVEHRRLKPLAWIHSICVSGVDPSDVMESPIPTVGKHLAATGFAPEEFDRVEHNEAFASASIAVMRAFGFTERQFNVHGGAIALGHPIGMSGARIVITLVHEMVRSNTSLGLATLCMGGGNGLSVIVDRRGL
- a CDS encoding DNA polymerase sliding clamp, with the protein product MFKARIRTEVLRELVEVVSTLVSEVKLTISKDGLEVKAVDPSHVAMLVLKLDKGAFEEFTGEPTEIGVDIEKLKDVLRLSKPNDILDLQYDGGKSRLVVKVGKVTRHMSVIDPAGIADPKVPNVSPPAVAVVRMEEIRQGIRGSESISDHVTIAVDPEKFSLYSEAETDRVDLDLVKGGPGLSRLEVKEPVKSMYPLDFFSSMMKSITSAEEVTLHVGNEYPLKIEFTVAGGKGSGRFLLAPRVEED
- a CDS encoding Lrp/AsnC ligand binding domain-containing protein; the encoded protein is MSGKIALWDGPYRSGRLVSLKSGIEPTATVDRPMETLYLLIEIEVGRLDEVLARLRAIPHVVEVQAVTGPFDLIAKVQAEHINEALDVVIGKIRRIPGIKGTETLVTVSAG
- a CDS encoding class I tRNA ligase family protein; this translates as MAFEYLDTLTERSVRLRPHGRPYVAAYVCGPTVYAPAHVGHGRTYLAFDIVRRYLRDAGVRTRHVMNVTDVEDKIDERARELGMTPMGLARQEERRFFRELDALHILPPTFAPRASAWVPRMVRIGRQLERRGYVERRGDSWWYSPPASHTRRNFKLAADVARHAVREPNGGDRGTRPDPRDFMIWRRQEAPVPTWSSPWGRGVPGWHLECYAMALHHLGVPVDYQGGGKDLVFPHHYAQNEIALALEGTPFARGFMHFGFVRDGGSKMSKSVGNLVSLGPATREYGASALRWYLLSRPYADPLDWSDRDAGRARAAYREIRRRIGRSVAGGASGTVSAAQASRFASEVARSIETNLGVDRAFERIRRWTDALGRAPRPYARAGDRSAVRAAYERVERLTGLELLGTR
- a CDS encoding VOC family protein; this translates as MTLRYVGIRVTDLDRSVTFYREGLGLVETGRGSMNHGGRFVQLEDPESRQALELNWYPPGNRYATPFVPGEGLDHLGVEVPDLRAVWDRLLRLGAQVAIAPWIEVPYLIGFVTDPDGNWIEVQSPLPALPG